One genomic segment of Ictalurus punctatus breed USDA103 chromosome 12, Coco_2.0, whole genome shotgun sequence includes these proteins:
- the LOC128634271 gene encoding septin-8-A-like, with amino-acid sequence MRQMFVNKVKETEAELKEKERELQDKFEQLKRMHQEEKRKVEEKRQNLEEEMNAFNRRKVAAETLSLSQPLKNDKDKKN; translated from the coding sequence ATGAGGCAGATGTTTGTGAACAAAGTGAAAGAGACCGAAGCTGAGCTgaaggaaaaggagagagagctTCAAGACAAGTTTGAGCAGCTGAagcgcatgcaccaggaggagaagaggaaggtggaggagaagAGGCAGAACCTGGAGGAGGAGATGAACGCTTTCAACAGGAGGAAGGTGGCAGCTGAGacgctgtctctctcacagccGCTCAAGAATGACAAAGACAAGAAGAATTAA
- the LOC108273311 gene encoding zinc finger protein 185: protein MYSSNTQQSLKSGVSPNLAIKSTHTRKKAPLQDNSWIKKDREEDEPGDENPNYSRDVLSSLETWNSTESKPADAKQSNKANLNTSVSSFTKSESRDFPNKNTTPTATKPPVPDKKTAFTTQSNNFTSRVFSGANSSEKMLNPVKKFMNEKSDPVSDPRKEVPDSTESKIKIPIPPTTTITSVRKTAETFTTPEKTYPSFASKKETDSKSLEQSSPKSPLDTYTSQQVNTTELTVGSTVKLISHASQSLHSPMNPTPVPSTASRIVGKRDLCSFCAKSIIEGERIILDDLQIFSHTFCFKCDICYHALGNLEAGDSLWVHRGRVTCANCYIKTKDQWYR from the exons ATGTACTCCAGCAACACTCAGCAATCACTGAAATCAG GTGTGAGTCCCAATTTGGCAATTAAAAGCACTCACACAAGGAAAAAAGCTCCTCTGCAAGACAACAGCTGGATTAAGAAAGATAGAGAAGAAGATGAACCAGGAGA TGAAAATCCTAACTATAGCAGAGATGTCTTGAGTAGCCTTGAAACATGGAACAGCACTGAAAG CAAGCCTGCGGATGCTAAACAGAGCAACAAAGCAAACTTAAACACCTCGGTTAGCTCATTCACTAAGAG TGAAAGTCGGGATTTtccaaataaaaacaccactCCTACTGCCACCAAACCACCAGTCCCTGACAA GAAAACTGCTTTTACAACACAATCAAACAATTTTACATCTCGGGTGTTCTCAGGTGCAAACTCAAGTGAAAAAAt GCTCAACCCTGTTAAAAAATTTATGAATGAGAAGTCAGATCCAGTGTCAGATCCACGTAAAGAAGTCCCTGACAG CACTGAGAGTAAAATTAAAATCCCTATTCCTCCAACAACTACAATTACATCAGTCAG GAAGACAGCTGAGACCTTCACAACCCCAGAAAAAACCTATCCTTCCTTTGCAAGCAAAAAAGAAACTGACTCAAAGAGCCTCGAGCAGAG cTCCCCAAAGAGTCCTTTGGATACATATACTTCTCAGCAAGTAAACACTACTGA acTGACAGTTGGCTCAACTGTAAAATTGATTTCACATGCATCCCAATCTCTGCACTCACCCATGAATCCAACACCTGTACCTTCAACAGCATCCAG GATTGTCGGTAAAAGGGATCTCTGCTCATTTTGTGCTAAAAGCATTATTGAGGGAGAAAGGATTATTTTGGATGACCTTCAAATCTTTAGTCACACATTCTGCTTCAAG TGTGACATATGTTATCATGCTCTTGGAAATCTGGAGGCAGGTGACAGTCTGTGGGTGCACAGGGGAAGGGTGACATGTGCAAACTGTTACATAAAGACAAAAG ATCAGTGGTATCGCTGA